CGATGTCTGTGCATGTCGACAGGGCGCCTGCCCGCGGCCTCGCGGTCGAGGCCACCACCGAGCAGGTCCTGCTGGCCGCCAGCCTGTTCTGGGCGCTGGCGGCCAACCGTCCCTTCCTCTCCGCCGCGCTGAAGGAGCGGGCCTTGTCCCATCCTTCGACCTGGCTGTTCGTGCTCGCGCTCGTGGTGGGCCTGGTGGCGCTGAACTGGCTCCTGCTCGCCCCGTTCGCCTGCCGGTGGACGGTCAAGCCGCTGGTGTCGCTGCTGCTCGTGGCCACCGCGTTCGCCATCCACTTCATGCAGGAACTCGGCGTCTACCTCGATCCGGGCATGCTGCGTAACGTGCTTCACACGCATCCGGGCGAAGCGCGCGAGCTGCTCTCGCTGCGCCTGGTGGCGCACCTGCTGCTGTACGCCGTGTTGCCGCTCGCCCTGCTGTGGCGCGTGCGCATCGTGCGGCGGCCCTGGGGTCGGGCGCTGCTCGTTCGAAGCGTCTGGGTGCTGATGGCGCTGGCCATCCTGGCGGGCGCGCTGCTCGCCATGTTCCAGCCGCTCGCCTCTTTCATCCGCAACCAGCACGACGCGCGCTACCTGATCACGCCGGCAAATGCGGTGTGGTCACTGGGGCGCGTGCTGGTCTCGGAAGCGCACGGCGCAGGAACGCCGCGGCGGAGCATCGGCGGCGACGCCGTGCCGGGGCCGTCGTGGTCGGCGGCGGCGCGTCCGCGGCTGGTCGTGCTGGTGGTCGGCGAGACGGCGCGTGCCGCGAACTGGGGGCTGAACGGCTACGCGCGGCAGACCACGCCGCAGCTGGCGTCCCTGCCGGTCATCAACTTCACGCAGGTGAGCTCCTGCGGCACCAGCACCGAGGTGTCGCTGCCCTGCATGTTCGCGCCGGTGGGACGCCGCGACTACGACGAGACGCGCATCCGCGGCAGCGAGTCCTTGCTGCACGTGGTCGCGCGTGCCGGCGTCGACGTGCAGTGGATCGACAACCAGGGCGGCTGCAAGGGCGTGTGCGACGGCTTGCCGTACGAGAGCACGTTGTCGCGTCCCGCGGACGGGCTGTGCAGCGACGGGGCGTGCTTCGACGAGACGCTCCTGGCAGGGATCGCGCAGCGGCTGGACCGCGGCCGCGGCGTGCAGCTGCTGGTGCTGCACCAGCTCGGCAACCACGGGCCAGGCTACTTCCGCCGCTATCCGCCGCCCTTCGACCGCTTCGCGCCGGCGTGCCGCAGCGACGACCTGCAGGCCTGCACGCAGGCGGAGATCGTCAACGCCTACGACAACGCGCTGCTCTACACCGACCACGTGCTCGCCACCGCCATCCGTCGCCTGCAGGCCCGCGCCGGCGAGGTGGATTCCGCCCTCGTGTACGTCTCCGACCACGGCGAGTCGCTGGGCGAGAACAACCTCTTCCTCCATGGCATCCCGTACGCCATCGCGCCGGACACGCAGAAGCGCGTGCCGATGCTGATGTGGATGTCCGACGGCTTCCGGCAATCGATGGCCATCGATGCGGGATGCTTGCAGCAAAGGGCGACGCAGCCGGCGGGCCACGACCATCTGTTCCACACGCTGCTGGGCCTGCTGGACGTACGCACTGCGCTGCACGAGCCGGCGTGGGACCTGGTGCATGGCTGTCGCACGCTGGCGCCATGACGGCGGCGCGCGACGCACGGATCGCCGCCGTGGCGGGCGGCCTGCTGGTGCTGTGGGATGCGTCGGGCTGGGACCTGGCCGTCGTGCGCTGGTTCGGCGATGCGCAGGGATTCGCGTGGCGCGACGCGTGGTTCACCAGCGGGCTGTTGCACGAAGGCGGGCGGGTGCTGGCATGGCTGGTGCTGGCGCTGCTCGCACTCGACGCGCAACGTGCGCTGATCGCGGGTCCCTCGAGGTCCGAGC
The Piscinibacter sp. XHJ-5 DNA segment above includes these coding regions:
- a CDS encoding phosphoethanolamine--lipid A transferase; translation: MSVHVDRAPARGLAVEATTEQVLLAASLFWALAANRPFLSAALKERALSHPSTWLFVLALVVGLVALNWLLLAPFACRWTVKPLVSLLLVATAFAIHFMQELGVYLDPGMLRNVLHTHPGEARELLSLRLVAHLLLYAVLPLALLWRVRIVRRPWGRALLVRSVWVLMALAILAGALLAMFQPLASFIRNQHDARYLITPANAVWSLGRVLVSEAHGAGTPRRSIGGDAVPGPSWSAAARPRLVVLVVGETARAANWGLNGYARQTTPQLASLPVINFTQVSSCGTSTEVSLPCMFAPVGRRDYDETRIRGSESLLHVVARAGVDVQWIDNQGGCKGVCDGLPYESTLSRPADGLCSDGACFDETLLAGIAQRLDRGRGVQLLVLHQLGNHGPGYFRRYPPPFDRFAPACRSDDLQACTQAEIVNAYDNALLYTDHVLATAIRRLQARAGEVDSALVYVSDHGESLGENNLFLHGIPYAIAPDTQKRVPMLMWMSDGFRQSMAIDAGCLQQRATQPAGHDHLFHTLLGLLDVRTALHEPAWDLVHGCRTLAP